The following proteins are co-located in the Planococcus plakortidis genome:
- a CDS encoding DUF4352 domain-containing protein, whose product MKARLAWLLVPLAMLWGCQDETAQGTANAAALSEAPGYTDQYVLSPQVSDDRRLQEPGQKAHDAKGGLELLAANMKPQKVQVGDIELTIHEAKLLQYTPDYSLIDFYHSYTHDQQFELAKFFVEINNASSEEVNFAPVALIETESGEVKTWEDDVYLESLNEGLEPGEVKSGNVGFIVEDGAQELKLTTSKLFAADGELLAPAQTVTIELK is encoded by the coding sequence ATGAAAGCGAGATTAGCATGGCTGCTTGTCCCATTGGCAATGTTGTGGGGCTGCCAGGATGAGACAGCGCAAGGGACGGCAAACGCGGCGGCTCTATCGGAAGCACCCGGGTACACGGATCAATATGTCCTCAGCCCGCAAGTGAGCGATGACCGCCGGCTGCAGGAACCAGGCCAAAAAGCGCATGATGCAAAAGGCGGATTGGAGCTGCTGGCGGCCAATATGAAGCCTCAGAAGGTGCAGGTCGGCGATATCGAACTGACCATCCATGAAGCGAAGCTGCTGCAGTATACGCCGGATTATAGCCTGATCGACTTCTATCATTCCTATACACACGACCAGCAATTCGAACTGGCGAAGTTCTTTGTTGAAATCAATAATGCTTCTAGCGAAGAAGTGAATTTTGCGCCAGTCGCATTGATAGAGACAGAAAGCGGCGAAGTGAAGACTTGGGAAGACGATGTCTATTTGGAATCGTTGAATGAAGGCTTGGAACCGGGAGAAGTGAAATCAGGGAACGTCGGCTTTATTGTGGAAGACGGGGCACAAGAGCTCAAATTGACCACCAGCAAGCTGTTCGCTGCGGACGGAGAGCTGCTCGCCCCTGCACAAACGGTTACGATTGAGCTCAAGTGA
- a CDS encoding NUDIX hydrolase — protein MEPEKILEKVKGRVPEVLGNRDFSKFAILLPLIEKEDGVHILFEVRSFEMRRQPGEICFPGGRIDRGDEDEEETALRETMEELGIRKEAIGNVFPLDYIVSPFGMIVYSFAGFIDPEADFKPNPPEVDSVFTVPLKFFLENEPRVYRIDFDIQPEESFPYDLIAGGENYNWRARQVDEFFYLYEDRVIWGLTAKILMHFMELIR, from the coding sequence ATGGAACCGGAAAAGATTCTGGAAAAAGTCAAAGGGCGGGTGCCTGAAGTACTCGGCAACCGGGACTTCTCGAAATTCGCCATTCTACTCCCGCTGATCGAAAAAGAAGACGGCGTCCATATCCTGTTTGAAGTGCGATCGTTTGAAATGAGGCGGCAGCCGGGAGAGATCTGTTTCCCTGGAGGGCGCATCGACCGCGGGGACGAAGATGAAGAAGAGACGGCGTTGCGTGAGACGATGGAAGAGCTCGGCATCCGCAAAGAAGCGATCGGCAATGTATTCCCGCTCGATTACATCGTCTCGCCATTTGGCATGATCGTCTATTCATTTGCGGGCTTTATCGACCCTGAAGCGGATTTCAAGCCAAATCCGCCGGAAGTGGACAGCGTCTTCACGGTGCCGCTGAAGTTTTTCCTGGAAAACGAGCCGCGCGTTTACCGCATCGATTTCGATATACAGCCCGAGGAAAGTTTCCCGTATGACTTGATTGCCGGCGGTGAAAACTACAACTGGCGTGCGCGCCAAGTGGACGAGTTTTTCTATTTATATGAAGACCGCGTCATTTGGGGATTGACCGCGAAAATTCTTATGCATTTCATGGAATTGATCCGCTGA
- a CDS encoding TetR/AcrR family transcriptional regulator, translated as MSKKQQILESALQLFAEKGIESTSVQHITQATGISKGAFYLSFPSKESLIKEIIDSFMKGFVADIDRVVNSSKTPDDKLRLYFLAHLALLEKHADFAKIYAREPMHALNEEILEKLIHYDAWIDRSLLSLLNELYGEQLQGRRYDLLVSIKGFVRIYSQLVLFHPYPHDIEKIAELLVEKTNVLAIHSTAAYLTEEMVELPMPGPEEVTTAEKLLSVIEELLEDERHPPLIAESIALLAEELKTETPRRAILQGLQANLYDYAPAKWLSYLLKKYEQKKSPDN; from the coding sequence ATGTCAAAAAAGCAACAGATTCTGGAATCTGCACTTCAACTATTTGCCGAAAAAGGTATTGAATCGACGTCAGTCCAGCATATCACTCAAGCGACAGGCATCTCGAAAGGCGCATTCTATCTGTCTTTCCCTTCCAAAGAGTCCTTGATCAAGGAAATCATCGATTCATTCATGAAAGGTTTTGTGGCAGATATTGACCGTGTAGTCAACAGCTCTAAAACACCTGATGATAAACTGCGCCTCTATTTCCTGGCTCACCTGGCTTTGCTCGAGAAGCATGCAGATTTTGCCAAAATCTATGCGCGTGAACCGATGCACGCCTTAAACGAGGAAATTTTGGAGAAGCTCATCCATTACGACGCGTGGATCGATCGTTCGCTGCTGTCGTTATTGAACGAATTATACGGGGAACAGCTTCAAGGGCGGCGCTATGATTTACTCGTATCCATCAAAGGCTTCGTCCGCATTTATTCGCAGCTCGTCCTGTTCCATCCGTACCCGCACGATATCGAAAAGATTGCAGAGCTCCTCGTGGAAAAGACCAATGTTTTGGCCATCCATTCCACTGCGGCTTACTTGACGGAGGAAATGGTCGAATTGCCGATGCCTGGCCCGGAAGAAGTGACCACCGCAGAAAAATTACTGTCGGTGATCGAAGAATTACTGGAAGACGAGCGGCATCCACCGCTCATTGCCGAGTCGATTGCGCTGCTCGCCGAGGAACTGAAAACGGAAACGCCAAGACGGGCCATCCTCCAAGGCTTGCAGGCCAATCTCTACGACTACGCCCCCGCCAAATGGCTATCTTATTTACTGAAGAAATACGAACAGAAAAAAAGCCCAGACAATTGA
- a CDS encoding alkaline phosphatase, whose translation MIRKSMKKLVPAAVAAAVAVTSFTASTPAEAHGNGKAEVHKEHKNPGKGKGKRNGKDKNAPKNVIFLIGDGVGTSYTSAYRYLQDDPSARFADEMSFDSYLVGQQMTYPEDAHQNVTDSAAAATAMAAGIKTYNNAISVDNDESEVKTVLEAAKEQGKATGLVASSEITHATPASFGAHDISRRNMNAIADDYFDERIDGEHKIDVLLGGGTKLFDRTDRDLTEEFQESGYGYVTSKEELLANDDGQVLGLFAEGGLPKMIDREDSVPSLEDMTRSAIDRLEQDEDGFFLMVEGSQVDWAGHDNDIVAAMSEMEDYDRAFQAAIEFAKQDENTLVVATADHSTGGFSIGADGIYNWFAEPILAAQRTPDFMASEIAEGAGVEETLERYIDLDLTDEEIDSVKKAADEGEYLDIDNAIERIFDKRSHTGWTTGGHTGEDVPVYAYGPASQRFAGQLDNTDHAGIIFDLMGADVTIDDKQ comes from the coding sequence ATGATCCGAAAATCAATGAAGAAACTTGTTCCAGCTGCCGTGGCGGCAGCGGTCGCCGTGACGAGCTTTACTGCCTCCACACCAGCTGAAGCGCACGGAAATGGCAAGGCCGAAGTACATAAGGAGCACAAAAACCCTGGGAAAGGCAAAGGGAAAAGAAACGGAAAAGACAAGAATGCACCGAAAAACGTCATTTTCCTCATCGGTGACGGTGTCGGTACATCCTATACATCGGCTTACCGCTATTTACAGGACGATCCATCTGCGCGTTTCGCGGATGAAATGTCGTTCGATTCCTATTTGGTCGGACAGCAGATGACCTATCCGGAAGATGCACATCAAAACGTCACTGATTCGGCTGCCGCTGCGACAGCCATGGCAGCGGGCATCAAAACCTATAACAACGCAATTTCCGTGGATAACGATGAATCGGAAGTGAAAACCGTCCTGGAAGCGGCGAAAGAACAAGGCAAAGCGACCGGGCTTGTGGCAAGTTCCGAAATCACCCATGCGACGCCGGCCTCATTTGGCGCACACGATATCAGCCGCCGCAATATGAACGCCATTGCCGATGATTATTTCGACGAGCGCATAGACGGGGAACATAAAATCGACGTCTTGCTCGGCGGAGGCACCAAACTATTCGACCGCACAGACCGTGATTTGACGGAGGAATTCCAGGAGTCCGGCTATGGCTATGTAACATCGAAAGAAGAGCTGCTCGCAAATGACGATGGGCAAGTGCTCGGGCTGTTCGCAGAAGGCGGCTTGCCGAAAATGATCGACCGCGAAGACAGCGTGCCGTCTCTTGAAGACATGACGCGTTCAGCGATCGACCGCTTGGAACAGGACGAGGACGGGTTTTTCTTGATGGTCGAAGGGAGCCAAGTCGACTGGGCAGGCCATGACAACGATATCGTCGCGGCGATGAGCGAGATGGAGGATTACGACCGTGCATTCCAGGCGGCAATCGAATTCGCCAAGCAAGATGAAAACACATTGGTTGTGGCGACAGCCGACCACTCGACAGGCGGTTTCTCGATCGGCGCAGACGGCATCTATAATTGGTTCGCGGAGCCAATCCTCGCGGCACAGCGCACACCGGATTTCATGGCTTCTGAGATTGCAGAAGGCGCCGGCGTAGAAGAAACCTTGGAACGCTATATCGACTTGGACTTGACTGATGAAGAAATCGATTCCGTGAAGAAAGCGGCTGACGAAGGCGAATACTTGGACATCGACAACGCCATCGAGCGCATTTTCGATAAGCGTTCGCACACGGGCTGGACGACTGGCGGCCATACGGGAGAAGACGTGCCGGTCTATGCTTACGGGCCAGCGAGCCAGAGATTTGCAGGGCAACTGGACAATACGGATCATGCCGGCATCATCTTCGACTTGATGGGCGCGGACGTAACGATCGACGATAAACAATAA
- a CDS encoding efflux RND transporter permease subunit has translation MQGLVRFVLKNKFAVWLLTLIVTFAGIYSTTQMKMESIPDISIPYLIVSGVYPGAAPEQVMEEVSIPVEQAVESLEDVKAVYSNSSSNVSQIQIEYDYGVDMDEKKRELESAIDGVSLPEEVETPSIMSIGLNMFPVVALSVSSDTESIVELTDRVQKTILPEIEKIDGVASATVTGQHVEEIQLTYNEEAMAARDVTEEDIQQMIEASNIALSLGLREFEEGEEAVYIDGSVASIEEFRELLIPVTPSEDNPEPFVALSELADVELVGKVQSISRTNGEDAIAIQIVKGQEANTVTVVNEVKDLMADFESEVDGLIVDITLDQGEPIEESVFAMVEKALFGGLIAVLIILVFLRDFRSTLIAIVSIPVSIFVALLLLNWLDITLNIMTLGAITVSIGRVIDDSIVVVENIYRRMHLKEEKLSGRKLIQSATIEMFKPILSSTLVTIAVFAPLVFVGGMVGELFLPFALTMSFALLASLAVAVSIVPAMSHSFFKKKLYGEKTASKHQETGKLALWFRSFLEKALNHKWLTSIIAVVLLGGSLALTPLIGFSFLGSQTEKMMYITYSPSAGELQEETVDNIEAVEQDLLEREDIDVLQLSINDSANADMAQVMMGGGDGALLYLIFDDAISVDEFEEARTEVTDYLEGLDHSGEWGEQDMMGGGMMASSEIAYTLYSEDLDDLMDTVAQVEGAMTDVDGLEEVTSDAEDPYVEHTLRIEQQEILQYGLTAGQVAMALSGGGQNEVLTTVNTDGGELEVIVQREAQQAAATFEELLETPVPTAAGTMMTVGELVEVEEGTTLNTLSRSEGAYYATVSGTVTGNDVSAPSAAVQENVDELDLPSGVTVETGGVTADINETFTQLGLAMAAAIAIVYFILVVTFGGGLAPFAILFSLPFAVIGAFAGLYLTGQTISVSVMMGLLMLIGIVVTNAIVLVDRVIHMEREGMTVREALLEAGATRLRPILMTAIATIGAMIPMAVSSGGGGLVSQDLAITVIGGLLSSTLLTLVVVPVVYEILRKFQKNKSLVDRED, from the coding sequence GTGCAAGGATTAGTGCGTTTTGTTCTGAAAAACAAATTTGCTGTGTGGCTGTTGACTTTAATTGTAACCTTTGCCGGCATTTATTCAACAACCCAAATGAAGATGGAGTCGATTCCTGATATTTCGATTCCTTATTTGATCGTCTCGGGGGTCTACCCGGGCGCTGCGCCTGAGCAGGTGATGGAAGAGGTTTCGATACCTGTCGAACAGGCAGTGGAAAGCCTGGAGGATGTCAAAGCGGTTTATTCGAATTCCTCCTCGAATGTTTCCCAGATCCAGATCGAATACGATTACGGTGTCGATATGGATGAGAAAAAGCGGGAACTTGAATCCGCCATCGATGGCGTGAGCTTGCCGGAGGAAGTGGAGACGCCGTCGATCATGTCGATCGGCCTCAATATGTTCCCGGTCGTCGCGCTGTCCGTCAGCAGTGACACGGAATCGATCGTCGAATTGACCGATCGTGTCCAGAAGACCATTTTGCCGGAAATCGAGAAAATCGATGGCGTCGCTTCGGCCACTGTCACCGGACAGCATGTCGAAGAAATTCAACTGACCTATAACGAGGAAGCGATGGCCGCCCGTGATGTCACGGAAGAAGACATCCAGCAGATGATTGAAGCGAGCAATATTGCGCTGTCGCTCGGCCTTCGTGAATTCGAGGAAGGCGAAGAAGCGGTCTATATCGATGGATCGGTTGCTTCCATTGAAGAGTTCAGGGAATTATTGATTCCGGTGACGCCTTCTGAAGACAATCCGGAACCGTTTGTCGCTTTGTCTGAACTGGCCGACGTGGAACTCGTCGGGAAAGTGCAGTCGATTTCCCGGACCAACGGCGAAGATGCGATAGCAATCCAGATCGTTAAGGGCCAGGAAGCGAATACAGTTACCGTCGTCAATGAAGTAAAGGACTTGATGGCGGATTTCGAAAGCGAAGTGGACGGCTTGATCGTCGACATTACGCTGGACCAAGGCGAGCCGATCGAGGAATCGGTCTTCGCGATGGTGGAAAAAGCCTTGTTCGGCGGATTGATTGCCGTGTTGATCATCTTGGTGTTCTTGCGTGATTTCCGCTCGACGCTCATTGCGATCGTGTCGATTCCGGTGTCCATTTTCGTGGCATTGCTCCTGTTGAACTGGCTCGATATCACCTTGAACATCATGACGCTCGGTGCCATTACCGTATCGATCGGCCGGGTCATCGATGACTCGATTGTCGTTGTCGAGAATATTTACCGGCGCATGCATTTAAAAGAAGAGAAATTATCCGGCCGTAAATTGATCCAGTCGGCGACGATCGAAATGTTCAAGCCGATTTTGTCTTCGACGCTTGTGACGATCGCGGTCTTTGCGCCACTGGTGTTTGTCGGCGGAATGGTCGGCGAATTGTTCTTGCCGTTCGCCCTCACGATGTCGTTTGCGTTGCTTGCCTCCCTTGCAGTGGCGGTGAGCATCGTGCCTGCGATGTCGCATAGTTTCTTCAAGAAGAAGCTGTACGGCGAGAAAACGGCTTCGAAGCATCAAGAAACCGGGAAATTGGCGCTTTGGTTCCGTTCATTCCTGGAAAAAGCCTTGAACCATAAATGGCTCACTTCGATCATTGCGGTAGTGCTGCTCGGCGGGTCCTTGGCGCTCACGCCATTGATCGGCTTCTCATTCCTCGGCTCGCAAACCGAGAAAATGATGTATATCACCTATTCTCCTTCTGCCGGGGAGCTGCAGGAAGAGACCGTCGACAACATCGAAGCGGTCGAGCAGGACTTGCTTGAACGCGAAGACATCGACGTTCTTCAATTATCGATCAATGACTCGGCCAACGCCGATATGGCCCAGGTGATGATGGGCGGCGGAGACGGTGCATTGTTGTATTTGATCTTTGATGATGCGATTTCAGTCGATGAATTCGAAGAAGCCCGCACGGAAGTCACGGATTATCTTGAAGGGCTTGACCATTCCGGCGAGTGGGGCGAACAGGATATGATGGGCGGCGGCATGATGGCATCAAGTGAAATCGCCTATACCTTGTATAGTGAAGACCTTGATGACTTGATGGATACCGTAGCGCAAGTCGAGGGTGCGATGACTGACGTCGACGGCTTGGAAGAAGTGACTTCCGATGCGGAAGATCCTTACGTGGAACATACTTTGCGCATCGAACAGCAGGAAATCCTTCAATACGGCCTGACGGCAGGACAAGTCGCGATGGCATTGTCCGGCGGGGGCCAGAATGAAGTGCTGACGACCGTCAACACGGACGGCGGCGAACTCGAAGTCATCGTCCAGCGCGAAGCCCAGCAAGCTGCGGCAACTTTTGAAGAGCTTCTCGAGACGCCGGTGCCGACCGCTGCAGGCACCATGATGACCGTCGGCGAGTTGGTCGAAGTTGAAGAAGGCACCACCTTGAATACTTTGAGCCGCTCGGAAGGCGCTTATTATGCGACCGTTTCCGGCACGGTAACGGGCAATGATGTGTCTGCGCCAAGCGCCGCAGTACAGGAAAATGTGGATGAACTGGACTTGCCTTCAGGCGTGACGGTGGAAACCGGCGGCGTGACGGCGGATATCAATGAAACCTTCACACAGCTTGGCCTAGCGATGGCGGCGGCAATCGCCATTGTCTACTTTATCCTCGTCGTGACATTCGGCGGCGGCCTTGCGCCATTTGCCATCCTGTTCTCGCTGCCATTTGCGGTCATCGGCGCATTCGCCGGGCTATACTTGACCGGCCAGACGATTTCCGTCTCGGTCATGATGGGGCTGCTCATGCTCATCGGGATCGTGGTGACGAACGCCATCGTCCTGGTCGACCGCGTCATCCATATGGAACGCGAAGGCATGACGGTGCGCGAAGCCTTGCTTGAAGCGGGAGCGACGCGTCTGCGCCCGATCCTGATGACAGCCATTGCGACAATCGGGGCGATGATTCCAATGGCCGTCTCAAGCGGAGGCGGCGGCCTTGTCTCGCAAGACTTGGCAATTACCGTCATTGGCGGCTTATTGTCTTCGACCTTGCTGACACTGGTAGTCGTGCCGGTCGTCTATGAAATACTCCGTAAATTCCAGAAAAACAAATCGCTCGTCGATCGCGAAGACTGA
- a CDS encoding branched-chain amino acid aminotransferase, with protein MTTYQLEVIENTAKKDKPAQDQIPFGQTFTDHMYIMEYETEKGWHEPKIVPYGPISLDPAAMIFHYGQTVFEGMKAYRTEDGRVLLFRPEKNFERLNLSSERLSIPPIDEELALEHLKQLIKLEKDWVPKTPGTSLYIRPYIISTDANLAVGPSSTYKYMVILSPVGSYFPGGLQPVVIHVEDKFTRAVKGGTGMAKTAGNYSSGYQAQANAKKEGNADVLWLDGVEKRYIEEVGSMNIFFKIDGEIVTPELNGSILKGITRMSIIELLNSWGIPVTEKRIAIDELYEAYQAGKVEEAFGTGTAAVISPVGELNWQGQKMIINNHEIGELSQKLYDTITGIQTGKVEDTLDWTVEIN; from the coding sequence ATGACGACTTATCAATTGGAAGTAATCGAGAATACCGCGAAGAAAGACAAGCCGGCGCAAGACCAGATCCCGTTCGGCCAAACTTTCACTGACCATATGTACATCATGGAATACGAAACGGAGAAAGGCTGGCACGAACCGAAGATTGTGCCCTATGGCCCGATTTCCTTGGATCCGGCAGCTATGATTTTCCATTACGGGCAAACGGTTTTTGAAGGCATGAAAGCGTACCGCACAGAAGACGGGCGCGTATTGCTGTTCCGCCCGGAGAAGAACTTTGAACGTTTGAACTTATCGAGCGAGCGCCTCAGCATCCCGCCGATCGACGAAGAATTGGCGCTCGAGCACTTGAAGCAATTGATCAAGCTCGAAAAGGACTGGGTTCCGAAAACACCGGGCACTTCGCTTTATATCCGTCCATATATCATCTCGACGGACGCCAATTTGGCAGTAGGGCCATCGTCTACATATAAATACATGGTGATCCTATCACCTGTCGGCTCTTATTTCCCGGGCGGCCTGCAGCCGGTTGTCATCCATGTGGAAGACAAGTTCACGCGTGCGGTCAAAGGCGGTACGGGAATGGCGAAAACGGCGGGGAACTATTCGTCCGGCTACCAGGCACAGGCGAACGCCAAGAAAGAAGGCAATGCGGACGTGTTGTGGCTCGATGGCGTCGAGAAGCGCTATATCGAGGAAGTCGGCAGCATGAACATCTTCTTCAAGATTGACGGGGAGATCGTGACGCCTGAACTGAACGGCAGCATCCTGAAAGGCATCACGCGCATGTCGATCATTGAATTGCTGAACTCGTGGGGCATCCCGGTAACGGAAAAACGCATCGCGATCGATGAGCTATACGAAGCGTACCAAGCAGGAAAGGTCGAGGAAGCATTCGGTACGGGAACGGCCGCGGTCATCTCCCCGGTCGGCGAACTCAACTGGCAGGGCCAGAAAATGATCATCAACAACCACGAGATCGGTGAGTTATCGCAAAAGCTGTACGATACGATCACCGGCATCCAGACAGGCAAAGTCGAGGACACGCTCGACTGGACTGTGGAAATCAACTAA
- a CDS encoding polyphenol oxidase family protein translates to MNRKTYIDTSSYTAGITLKDPQASGHNNLALHAGTGRGHSLENREAMLASIGYTLNDLICANQTHSKHFRKVSHSDAGKGARTVDDAITDTDALYTRDSGLVVSSFAADCVPVMFYHVTEELVGAVHSGWQGTVKELVPHLFAHLIAHEKCEPEGFRVQIGMALSQEKFEVDEDVYMKFKALGYADPFIDFNEETGKYHIDNQLTVKTQLERAGIPAEYIDIDRSCTFKSPDGFSYREDKQCGRHMAYIVKK, encoded by the coding sequence TTGAACCGAAAAACATATATCGATACCAGTTCCTATACCGCGGGCATCACCTTGAAAGACCCACAGGCAAGCGGTCACAATAATTTGGCTCTTCACGCCGGAACCGGCCGCGGGCATTCACTCGAAAACCGGGAAGCCATGCTCGCTTCAATCGGCTATACGCTTAATGACCTGATATGCGCCAATCAAACCCACAGCAAGCATTTCCGGAAGGTGTCGCATTCAGATGCAGGCAAAGGAGCGCGGACAGTTGATGATGCGATAACGGACACGGATGCGCTCTATACGCGTGACTCAGGTCTTGTGGTTTCGAGTTTCGCTGCCGATTGTGTGCCGGTGATGTTCTATCACGTAACGGAAGAGTTGGTCGGTGCTGTGCATTCCGGATGGCAAGGCACGGTGAAAGAACTCGTGCCGCACTTGTTCGCGCACTTGATCGCCCATGAAAAATGCGAGCCGGAAGGATTCCGCGTCCAGATCGGCATGGCGCTTAGCCAAGAGAAGTTTGAAGTGGACGAAGACGTTTACATGAAATTCAAAGCACTCGGCTATGCGGATCCGTTCATCGACTTTAACGAAGAAACCGGGAAATACCACATCGATAACCAGTTGACTGTCAAAACCCAATTGGAACGCGCAGGCATTCCCGCTGAATATATCGACATCGACCGGAGCTGCACTTTCAAAAGCCCAGACGGCTTCTCTTACCGCGAAGATAAACAATGCGGCCGCCATATGGCTTATATCGTCAAGAAATAG
- a CDS encoding HAAS signaling domain-containing protein, with the protein MKLSERYIRAVLERLPQDKRQEAEKDLRSKLSERLTEHSTESEERAVLEEFGHPALMAEH; encoded by the coding sequence ATGAAGCTAAGTGAACGGTATATCCGGGCAGTGCTCGAACGGCTGCCGCAAGACAAACGGCAGGAAGCGGAAAAAGACTTAAGAAGCAAATTGTCGGAGAGGCTTACGGAACATAGTACCGAGAGCGAAGAACGGGCCGTCCTTGAGGAATTCGGCCATCCGGCACTCATGGCGGAGCATTAA